One Megalops cyprinoides isolate fMegCyp1 chromosome 17, fMegCyp1.pri, whole genome shotgun sequence DNA window includes the following coding sequences:
- the rsph9 gene encoding radial spoke head protein 9 homolog produces MDSNALYYSLELVSGNGLTLSCEQKAALQTSLVILKRNYRFTRVLFWGKILGIKGDYFIAQGITEDEMRDKKTLYSLNCMDWQLLPPPTDTMLAEVSAAAKGRFTGDPSFEYERVETRRQGEGDEAMKEEFTMKVSEEKRLAATVSAIDREVSVVPRGAFIRSPHGTVQTNRSFQGLSCSEAGKLNNYLHFTEPKYLKKKSILEMADLDPSIDFLDPLSEDIPKGSWSLQFEGNVCVLRSLLWLGLTFFHVPMTPQHGYIYMGDGLKNMDLPFML; encoded by the exons ATGGATTCTAATGCGCTATACTACTCTCTGGAATTGGTTTCTGGGAATGGTTTAACTCTGAGCTGTGAACAGAAGGCAGCTCTGCAGACATCCTTAGTAATTCTGAAAAGGAACTACAGATTCACCCGTGTGCTGTTTTGGGGCAAGATTTTGGGTATAAAGGGCGACTACTTTATAGCACAGGGTATAACAGAGGATGAGATGAGGGACAAGAAGACTCTGTACAG CTTAAACTGCATGGACTGGCAGCTGTTGCCTCCCCCGACAGACACCATGCTGGCAGAGGTGTCAGCAGCGGCGAAGGGACGCTTCACGGGGGACCCCTCTTTCGAGTATGAGCGCGTGGAGACAcggaggcagggggagggtgACGAGGCCATGAAGGAAGAGTTCACG ATGAAGGTGAGCGAGGAGAAGAGGCTGGCAGCCACGGTGAGCGCCATCGACAGGGAGGTCTCCGTAGTGCCACGCGGTGCCTTCATCAGGAGCCCCCATGGCACAGTGCAGACCAACCGCAGCTTCCAGG ggCTGTCCTGTTCAGAAGCTGGGAAGCTAAACAACTATCTGCACTTCACTGAGCCTAAATACTTGAAGAAGAAATCCATTCTGGAGATGGCTGATCTTGACCCCTCCATTGACTTCCTGGACCCCTTAAGTGAGGATATCCCAAAAG GGTCATGGAGCCTGCAGTTTGAgggcaatgtgtgtgtgttgcgcaGTCTGCTGTGGCTCGGTCTGACCTTCTTTCACGTGCCAATGACCCCACAGCATGGCTACATCTACATGGGCGACGGGCTAAAGAACATGGACCTGCCCTTCATGCTATAG
- the mrps18a gene encoding 39S ribosomal protein S18a, mitochondrial, whose translation MAMRCLLRSVWTSLSGVQYLAQHSNSSILKKIVRAPVFPVLGNIQSRGVRQIVEKKEGNTVTIEGKILETPERPPPPNPEGDCPICQWNLNNKYNYTDVLLLSQFIRPDGGMLPRRITGLCLTEHRKVAVCVQMAHRAGLLPDHKPKLPEGHVPKKPKPQLNRYLTRWSIDTVKPIWKRGLKWCKVRMPVGSPLLKDNVRYGKKPLYLRH comes from the exons ATGGCAATGCGGTGTTTGCTGAGGTCCGTGTGGACGTCTCTGTCAGGCGTACAGTATTTAGCCCAACATTCtaacagcagcattttaaaGAAGATCGTCAGAGCGCCGGTGTTTCCAGTTTTAGGGAATATTCAGAGCAGAGGCGTCCGACAAA ttgtggagaagaaggaggggAACACAGTAACT ATAGAAGGAAAAATATTGGAGACTCCTGAGAGGCcaccccctcccaaccctgaAGGGGATTGTCCCATTTGCCAGTGGAACCTAAATAACAAATACAACTACACT GATGTCCTTCTGCTCAGTCAGTTCATCCGCCCCGACGGGGGGATGCTGCCGCGCCGCATCACCGGCCTCTGCCTCACAGAACACCGGAAGGTAGCCGTCTGTGTCCAGATGGCCCACCGCGCAG GTCTACTCCCTGACCACAAGCCAAAGCTGCCAGAGGGTCACGTTCCGAAGAAACCCAAGCCACAGCTCAACAG GTACTTGACACGCTGGTCCATCGACACCGTGAAGCCCATTTGGAAGAGGGGACTGAAGTGGTGCAAAGTCCGAATGCCAGTGGGCAGCCCCCTTCTCAAGGACAACGTGCGCTACGGCAAAAAGCCCCTTTACCTGAGGCACTGA